The window GTCTTTTAAAATTAATCTCGTTATggcacaaagaaaatttttatcaGAGACATAACATCTGACCTTTCAGGTTGCGAGAATAGTGCTTTAAATTATTTCCTTTTGCCGAAAGCATTAGACTAACCACCAGGGAAGATGAAGAACGTAAGCTATAAGATTTTAATTTTACCAGACAGCAGGAAAGTGTTATTTATGTTGATGCATATGATGAGTATATGGTAACCATTTCTCTGACCACATCAGTACTTGTAACAAGCATCGCAGAATCATCATCAGACGCCATTGAACAATTaatttttctcaaaactaattGTTTCGGAATGCGTGCAGAGCCATGAAATTCTCTCGCTTTGGTTTCATTTAGTATTACTGgcaaattttttattgttattcctgCTCCTGGCATGACAATAATTCTGTTTCTTGCTCTTAGTATAAGTTCCTTAATAAGTTCCAATCCTTTTTCTGCTGATGATGCTTGGCCGCTTGTTAGCAATCTCGAGAAGCCAAGGTCTATGATCGTTTCCAGCGCCCCATATGGCTCGCATGTTACATCAAATGCTCTGTGGAAGGTCACGGGTTTATCAGACGCAATTTCAATTACACGCCTACACGCTGCGATATCAACGTCGCCTCCATGGGTAAGAGCACCGAACACGAAACCATCTGCGCCAGCTTCTCTTAACACTAATGCATCCGTATATATTGCCTCCAGTTCGTCGGCGGAGAAAACAAAATCTGAACCTTTTCTTGGCCTCAGCATAACAAACACTGGAATTGAAACCAATCTTTTTATGATCGTCAATAAGCCTTTTGTTGGTGTCAGCCCTCCTTCACTTAGTGCACTGCACAGTTCTAGGCGTGATGCGCCTCCATTAGCTGCATTCACTGCCGATTCCACGTTGTCTACGCAAACCTCCATTTCTAAATACTTACGGGGCTGCCCACTGGACGCTACTGAGTACTGACCCACTTGCCTTTCGAGTTGTTAAGTGACTTAACACGTTGGGTGACGCGAGACTTGGGGACTTCCGGCTGATGCCGGACAGAATCGACCACGTAACGAAAGCTGGTGTCGTAAAATCGCTTAACAGTCGTCAGGTGTAGTATGGCACTGTGTGAAGGTCACTACACTACGTGCGTGGTTTGAATCTTCTCGCTGCGTTGGTTTGTGATAAAGGGACGAACTGTAACCGATAACAATAGTGTACCTCCCAGCCTCGTACAAACCGTCAGTTTTGATgccacttcgatgacttgcgtATCGATTTCACTACTTATTTTTTCGAGAATATTATCATTTGACATTATGAAACCGAATTGTCTCCACACCAGCTTGCAGATGCCAACTTAAGCGAAATTTAGAAGCTTACTTAATAACTAACTTTCTTACACGATGTCACTTTCCCCATCACCATCTACGACCTTAAGCAATTGCCTCTATGTGCATCTGCTCTCATTCTTTGGACTGTATTCGTCTTCAATTGCTTGTTTATGTACGTGAATAGTTATTGCCATGACGAAATAATGGGCTTAGTCTTCAATTAAATAATGAATTATCACAGCATCGTTTGAAGTGGCGTATGGATTCAATAAAATATTGTAACAGAGTGTGGACCTACTGAGGTTCATATTACCCAGATCAGTCAATATTGTAAAAGTATTTTTCCTTAGCATAAAACGATAATAATTTTTTGCTGCAGACCTGAGTGGCAATATTACAGTGAAGTAGAAATGCAAAGTTTATTCGTGCCTATAGGCATTTAAAATTACTCTTGACTCTCACTAAAATCACATGTAAATACAGCAGCGTATATACTGACGCAATCACTCAGTAATTATGGTTATGCACAGTAGTACAAAGTTTGGTTACAAAGTCAAGTTTCATAGCAGTAAAAGGAAGTGTCATATTTACAGCACCTGTGATCAATGTTTTAGAATCTTGACTAACTctagaaataaaaacaaagcagAATTGCTGAGACAGAAACCTTACTTCATGGTGTATTGCAGATAGTACTCAAGTATTTaacataaaatttcagaaatagtgCTCTTCGCAACTCATTGCAATGGTGAAAATGATGTTCGTTCTTGGCAGAGAGCGCCATTATTAGCATGTTGGATATCTTTCTACGAGATACCAGTAACTATTTCCGTACCCAACATGTGTAGGTCGATTTTTTCTTCTTCAACGTCAGAATAAGCTCCTGGACTAAAAGCTGCGTAACTATACTAACTCCTGTACAGAGAGAAGATACTTCATCAAAATCTTACTGGCAATCTAGCTTC is drawn from Schistocerca gregaria isolate iqSchGreg1 chromosome 3, iqSchGreg1.2, whole genome shotgun sequence and contains these coding sequences:
- the LOC126356213 gene encoding copper homeostasis protein cutC homolog, coding for MEVCVDNVESAVNAANGGASRLELCSALSEGGLTPTKGLLTIIKRLVSIPVFVMLRPRKGSDFVFSADELEAIYTDALVLREAGADGFVFGALTHGGDVDIAACRRVIEIASDKPVTFHRAFDVTCEPYGALETIIDLGFSRLLTSGQASSAEKGLELIKELILRARNRIIVMPGAGITIKNLPVILNETKAREFHGSARIPKQLVLRKINCSMASDDDSAMLVTSTDVVREMVTIYSSYAST